Within Chloroflexota bacterium, the genomic segment AATCAAAGAGACTCCCCAGCTCAAGAATGTCTATGACTACCATGAAAGGACAGAACTGCTCAAGGATGCTTTTAGAGCTGAAAGGTCACTAGTGCAAGGAAAATCCCTGTTGCTCTTAGACGATCTCTACAGATCTGGAGCCACCATGAATGAGGCTTCTCGAGTCCTTCGAGAGACGGGGAATGCCAAGATGGTATATGTTCTCGCTCTAACAAAGACGAGGAGCATTAGATGACAAAGGTGTTTATAGGCGGATCGAGAAGACTATCGACTTTGAGCCCTCGTGTCAGGACAAAGCTGAACAGTATTATTCACAAGCGGTACATGATCCTTGTGGGAGATGCAAACGGAGCCGACAAATCCGTCCAGAGGTACCTCACTGACAAGCACTACAATAACGTCATGGTGTTCTGCATGGCCAATGGGTGTAGGAACAATCTTGGCCAATGGGAGACAAGGCGCGTTGAAGTCTCCGCTAGTATCAAAGGCATTGACTTCTACTCCGCCAAGGATCTCGAAATGGTAAAAGAGGCGGACTACGGATTCATGCTATGGGACGGCAAGAGCCGAGGGACTCTTCTGAACATCGTTCGCCTGTTGGAAAGGGACAAGAAAACGTTGGTATATGTTTCGCCTAAGCGGACGTTCTTGACTTTGACCACCCCTGCTGATGTCGAAGGTCTTTTGGCCAAATGTGATGAAGAGCAGCTTGACTTGTTTGGGAACAGGACAGGCATGTCGCAAACGCCGAAGAAGAGAACGACTCAGCATCAATTAAATCTGACCCGTTGACAGCTTCTAGCCCTTTGATCAACCCCAACGGTCTCATGGATTGGCAAGCTAGTCGGTCCCATTTGGTTTTTGTTGACAATTCCATCAATTTGATCTCTCGCTTTAACTCTTTTCAACCAAAAGAGGACGATATCCCGCACATCATTAGCTTGACATTCTCCCTGACTTCGTCATAAGATTCGCAGCCGCAGCTGTTTGCCCCGCACAAGACGGTGACAGGTCTGATAGTCAAGTCCTCCACACGTTTGAATACCTTAGAATTCTCCAGTGAAACTGAATTCAGCGTTTTGTCAATTCTCCTTTGCCGAATGGTGCTTGTCATGGCACCAAGTACAAGTGTCAGCACCACCGGCCGGCACAAAAGAGAGCAGCTCTATGGTGCGACTCCATTCCTTGTCATTCATGTACAGATTGGTATATGGATCCTGGATTATCCTGAGACCTTCCTGATCGAATGTATTCTTGCCTTTGACTGGCAAGAGATACAGATAGTACTTCTCCCCATCAAGCATGGATTTCCTCATTTCATTTCGGGTCCACATGAAGCTGTACCTAGAAGGCGAAACTGCTTTTACCTCAATCAGCCTTGGCGTAGCAGTAGCAGAATCAGCGCACTTCCAGTTGAAGCTCATTATGTCATAGCCAGCGCTCACATCCTTCAGGGCGATATGCTCAATTCGAGACGCTAGGTCTGGGAATTGAGATAGTCTTTGTTTTTCATACTCAATAACTTGCAGTTCTGCTGCTCTCCCGATTTCCTCCCTGCGGTTCTGTACGGACTGGAACTGAGCCAACGACAGTCCGCGGGTAGAGTGAGCCTCGAGGTACTCCTGAAAAGCATCATAGTCCACCGCATATCTCACTTCAACGGGGTCTGCGTAGAGGAAGTCAAGATCAATGAGCAGGTTCCTCAAACCACTGTATTCAAGATTCTGAGAACTGGTCGGGGTGAATTCGTATCGGCCATCTCTAAGCTGGAAATGGGCCAGAAACTCGCGCACATAGTCGTGAAGGCCAGACTCCCGTCAAAGAAGATGTGTCCGCATGAAAGTCCTTACAACTTCTTCGCGCCTCTGCGACTGCCTCAAGTGAGCCAGGAGCGCTTCATAGTCTCCTATTGGTACTATCTCGTTGTGCTTCAGCGCAATCAGGTTCAACTCGCGCAGGAACTCGAG encodes:
- a CDS encoding DUF3883 domain-containing protein, which gives rise to MREFLAHFQLRDGRYEFTPTSSQNLEYSGLRNLLIDLDFLYADPVEVRYAVDYDAFQEYLEAHSTRGLSLAQFQSVQNRREEIGRAAELQVIEYEKQRLSQFPDLASRIEHIALKDVSAGYDIMSFNWKCADSATATPRLIEVKAVSPSRYSFMWTRNEMRKSMLDGEKYYLYLLPVKGKNTFDQEGLRIIQDPYTNLYMNDKEWSRTIELLSFVPAGGADTCTWCHDKHHSAKEN